The genomic window TCCAATTTTCCAACGACTATTATTTTAAAGCTCAGTTTTTTTAAAGAATTCATGTTTATCTGTTGTTCATATTCCCTTTTCTTGCCCAGAATATTATAGGCCACGGTTTGTGCATGATTTACCGCAACAGGAAACAAACCATGGATTTTCCTTTCTCCGGACACACGTTCAACTGTTTCGGCGACATTCCCACATGCATAGATATAAGGATATTTTGTCTGGAGGTATTCATTGACAATAATTCCCGTGTCATACTCGATATCGGTATTCTTAATCAGATCAATGCTGGGTTTGACACCGGTTGCGGTGATATAAATATCCGCCTTTAATTTCTTTCCATCCGTGGTTAAAAGACCTTCCACAAATTCTTCTCCAACAAACTCCTTTCCCTCAGTATTCAGCATGACATCAACACCCTGGGACCGAAGATCCTGTTCAACATATTTGGCGGTTTCGGTATCTATTAAGCGGGGCATGATCCAACCCCTCCGGTTGAGTACGGACGATTTAATTCCAATTTTTGCAAGAGATAATGCGATTTCAACTCCGATAAATCCCCCCCCGACAATGATGGCGGTTTTTTCCTTGCCTTCTGTTGCCATCCTTTTTATTTTATCTGTTCCAACAAAGGTTTTAAAATCAGAAATACCCTTTTTATGCGAACCTTTAACCGGAGCATATAATGAAGTGCCCGTAGCGATAACCAAATAATCAAATCCGATCGTTTCATCATTTTCAGTTTCCAGTTCTTTTTTTTCAGGATTAATTTTAGCGATTTTTTCACCGGCCCGGCAAATAACATTATATCTTTCGCAAAAGTCCTTGCCTTCCCAGAATAAAACCTCTTCATTTCCGCTAATCAGATATTCGCCAAGGGACGGCGGGGAATATGGAGGAGTTTTTTCAGCGGAAAACATGGTAATATGGTCATCAAAGCCATTATTTCTTAATGTCTTAACCACATTTACACCCGCCGGTCCCATTCCTATTATGGCTACTTTCATGATTTGCTCCTATGCAACAAGCCTCAATCGCTTGGTTCACAATATTTGTCGGCATTTACATCATGTATGCTTGAATCGTTATTCCTCAGTCGCCGATTCAAGCTTCAGGGTTTCCCGCTGAAAACGAGAAACCCTGAACTTACGAACGCTCAATTATCTTATATTCCCAAATCCTTCCTCTTTTTTTCTATATGATCAGATATCAGATTTGCAGCGGCAACCGGATCCGGTTCAACGGCAAAGGTTGCGTGAA from Thermodesulfobacteriota bacterium includes these protein-coding regions:
- a CDS encoding FAD-dependent oxidoreductase; translation: MKVAIIGMGPAGVNVVKTLRNNGFDDHITMFSAEKTPPYSPPSLGEYLISGNEEVLFWEGKDFCERYNVICRAGEKIAKINPEKKELETENDETIGFDYLVIATGTSLYAPVKGSHKKGISDFKTFVGTDKIKRMATEGKEKTAIIVGGGFIGVEIALSLAKIGIKSSVLNRRGWIMPRLIDTETAKYVEQDLRSQGVDVMLNTEGKEFVGEEFVEGLLTTDGKKLKADIYITATGVKPSIDLIKNTDIEYDTGIIVNEYLQTKYPYIYACGNVAETVERVSGERKIHGLFPVAVNHAQTVAYNILGKKREYEQQINMNSLKKLSFKIIVVGKLEGEEIKYKTEDVLRKIYLTDDKITGFVLLGDISNAGVYLSLFAKRVSVAKFKDRLLSKYFYPGILMTQTL